A genomic region of Cannabis sativa cultivar Pink pepper isolate KNU-18-1 chromosome 1, ASM2916894v1, whole genome shotgun sequence contains the following coding sequences:
- the LOC115704527 gene encoding IQ domain-containing protein IQM1-like, which produces MQQLYSSYLLLIIYINSIFKLIVVYFVSELKLLYHLMIHTSVSLNMVELAEVNSNGDINNNDDGKCSYSRTSRDEAMNAAATKVQKVYKSYRTRRSLADCAVVVEELWWKALDFAALRRSSVSFFDSDKPETAISRWSRARTRAAKVGKGLCKYEKAQKLALQHWLEAIDPRHRYGHNLHIYYNAWFESKSSQPFFYWLDVGDGKEVTLEKCPRTVLNLQCIKYLGPIERQAYEVIVESGKLLYKQSGCHVETDEGTKWIFVLSTSRKLYVAKKIKGIFQHSSFLAGAATIAAGRLVTHNGILQGIWSYSGHYRPTQENFMEIISYLEQHHVDLTNVKKCPMDDDVPPSNNNNNNLTKSESGNSLSVPNGLKRSNETKMELSMGSSSSKWCTGAGPRISCVREYPSRLQFDALQHLTISPRTRPNSILIPSPRPIPNFHLSSTLPHLGLPSPKTQEK; this is translated from the exons ATGCAGCAGCTATATAGCTCTTATCTTCtccttattatatatataaatagcatTTTTAAATTGATCGTCGTCTATTTTGTTTCAGAACTAAAGCTATTATATCATTTAATGATCCATACAAGTGTTTCATTGAATATGGTGGAATTAGCTGAGGTAAATTCTAATGGtgatattaataataatgatgatggAAAATGTTCTTATTCAAGAACAAGTAGAGATGAGGCCATGAATGCAGCTGCAACCAAGGTGCAGAAAGTTTACAAGAGTTACAGAACAAGAAGAAGCCTTGCAGACTGTGCTGTCGTTGTTGAGGAACTATG GTGGAAGGCATTAGATTTTGCTGCCCTTAGGAGAAGCTCTGTGTCATTTTTTGACTCAGATAAGCCAGAAACTGCAATTTCCAGATGGTCAAGAGCTAGGACAAGGGCTGCCAAG GTCGGAAAAGGTTTGTGCAAGTATGAGAAGGCTCAGAAATTAGCTTTACAACACTGGCTTGAAGCT ATTGATCCACGTCATCGTTATGGACACAATCTACACATATATTATAATGCTTGGTTTGAAAGCAAGAGTTCTCAACCTTTCTTCTATTG GTTGGACGTTGGAGATGGGAAAGAAGTCACTCTTGAGAAATGCCCAAGAACTGTGCTTAATCTTCAGTGCATAAAATATCTTGGACCA ATAGAGAGACAAGCGTACGAAGTAATAGTGGAAAGTGGGAAGCTTCTCTACAAGCAAAGTGGATGCCACGTGGAGACTGATGAGGGCACCAAGTGGATCTTTGTGCTGAGCACATCAAGAAAATTATACGTAGCTAAGAAGATTAAGGGCATATTCCAACACTCAAGCTTTCTAGCAGGTGCTGCCACCATTGCAGCTGGAAGATTGGTTACCCATAATGGCATTCTTCag GGTATATGGTCCTATAGTGGTCATTATCGCCCAACACAAGAAAATTTCATGGAAATAATTAGCTATTTGGAGCAACATCATGTGGACTTAACAAATGTCAAG AAATGTCCTATGGATGATGACGTTCCacctagtaataataataataataatttgacgAAGTCTGAAAGTGGAAATAGTCTGAGTGTCCCAAATGGTTTGAAACGTAGCAATGAGACCAAAATGGAATTGAGTATGGGTTCCTCTTCGTCCAAATGGTGCACTGGGGCTGGACCACGTATTAGCTGCGTCAGAGAGTACCCTTCACGCCTCCAATTTGATGCCCTTCAACATCTAACTATATCGCCCAGGACCAGGCCCAATTCAATTCTTATCCCATCTCCTAGGCCCATCCCAAATTTCCATCTCTCATCTACGCTTCCACATCTTGGGCTTCCAAGCCCAAAGACT CAAGAGAAGTAA